The following are from one region of the Oncorhynchus nerka isolate Pitt River linkage group LG8, Oner_Uvic_2.0, whole genome shotgun sequence genome:
- the LOC115116510 gene encoding F-box/LRR-repeat protein 14 — protein sequence METHISCLFPEILAMIFSYLDVRDKGRVAQVCAAWRDASYHKSVWRGVEAKLHLRRANPSLFPSLQARGIRRVQILSLRRSLSYVIQGMPNIESLNLSGCYNLTDNGLGHAFVQEIPSLRVLNLSLCKQITDSSLGRIAQYLKNLEVLELGGCSNITNTGLLLIAWGLHRLKSLNLRSCRHVSDVGIGHLAGMTRSAAEGCLNLEYLTLQDCQKLTDLSLKHISKGLAKLKVLNLSFCGGISDAGMIHLSHMTSLWSLNLRSCDNISDTGIMHLAMGTLRLSGLDMSFCDKIGDQSLAYIAQGLYQLKSLSLCSCHISDDGINRMVRQMHELRTLNIGQCVRITDKGLELIADHLTQLTGIDLYGCTKITKRGLERITQLPCLKVLNLGLWQMTESEKVR from the coding sequence ATGGAGACGCACATATCGTGCCTCTTTCCGGAAATTTTAGCCATGATTTTCAGCTACTTGGATGTAAGGGACAAAGGCAGGGTGGCCCAAGTGTGTGCTGCTTGGAGGGACGCTTCCTACCACAAGTCGGTGTGGAGGGGGGTGGAAGCCAAGCTGCATCTGCGGCGGGCcaatccttctctcttccccagcCTACAGGCCCGCGGAATCCGGAGAGTACAGATTCTCAGCCTGCGGCGGAGCCTCAGCTACGTGATCCAGGGGATGCCAAACATCGAGAGCCTGAACCTGAGTGGCTGCTATAACTTAACGGATAACGGCCTGGGGCACGCGTTTGTCCAGGAGATCCCTTCCCTTCGGGTTCTAAACCTTAGTCTGTGTAAGCAGATCACGGACTCCAGCCTGGGCCGGATCGCCCAGTATCTGAAGAACCTGGAGGTTCTGGAACTGGGCGGGTGTAGTAACATCACCAACACGGGGCTGTTGCTCATAGCGTGGGGTTTACACCGGCTCAAGAGCCTCAATCTCCGCAGCTGCCGGCATGTGTCTGACGTGGGCATCGGGCACCTGGCGGGCATGACCCGCAGCGCAGCGGAGGGCTGTCTCAACCTGGAATACCTGACGCTGCAGGACTGTCAGAAACTTACGGATCTGTCTCTCAAGCACATCTCGAAGGGCCTGGCTAAGCTCAAAGTTCTCAACCTGAGTTTCTGTGGCGGGATCTCTGACGCAGGTATGATCCACCTCTCCCACATGACCAGCCTCTGGAGCCTTAACCTGCGCTCGTGCGACAACATCAGTGACACGGGCATCATGCACCTGGCCATGGGCACGCTGCGGCTCTCCGGGCTAGACATGTCCTTCTGTGACAAGATAGGGGACCAGAGTCTGGCTTACATCGCCCAGGGCCTGTACCAGCTCAAATCCCTGTCCCTGTGCTCGTGCCACATTAGTGACGATGGCATCAACAGGATGGTGCGCCAGATGCATGAGCTGAGAACCCTGAACATTGGACAGTGTGTGCGGATTACAGACAAAGGACTGGAGCTCATTGCCGACCACTTGACTCAGTTGACGGGGATCGATCTGTATGGATGTACTAAAATCACGAAACGGGGACTGGAAAGGATAACGCAGCTCCCATGCCTTAAAGTTTTGAATCTGGGACTTTGGCAGATGACAGAGAGTGAAAAAGTGAGGTGA